Within the Nocardioides humi genome, the region GAGCTCGGCGAACGCCCTCCCCACGCCGCGCAGGTCCACTTCCCCGGGGACGACGAGAAGCTCGTGAATCCGCGTCAGGTCAGCCACGGCGAACTCACCGCAGGGTCACTGGTAGAGACCCTCGCGCAGCGCCACCGCGATGGCGCCGCCGCGGTCCGACACGCCGAGCTTGCGGTACAGGCCGCGGATGTGGGTCTTCACGGTGTCCTCGCTGACCACGAGCTTGCCCGCGATCGCCTTGTTCGAGTGACTGGCCACCAGCAGAGCCAGCACCTCGCTCTCGCGCTGGGTGAGCCCCAGCCGCGCGCCCGGCCAGAACTCGCCGGCGGTGACGCGCGCCGCCGACATGGCGATCCGGCCGGCCAGGGTCGGGTCGATCACCACGTCGCCGGCCATCACCCGGTTGAGGTGCTCGACCAGCTCGGCGCCGTCGACGCGCTTGAGGACGTACCCGGACGCCTCGGCGCGCAGGGCCTGGAAGGCGTACTGCTCGTCGTCGTAGACCGTCAGGAACACCACGTGGACGCCGGGGCTGGTCTGCTTGACCCGTCGGCACAGGTCCAGCCCGCTGTCGCGGCCGAGCCGGATGTCGCAGAGCACGATGTCGGGCTCGGCGTCCCGGACGACGGCGAGCGCCTGCTCGAGGTCGGTCGCGGTGCCGACCACCTCCACCTCGTCGCCGAAATGGGCGAGCATCGCCTGCACGCCGTGCAGGACCATCTCGTGGTCGTCCGCCATCACGATCCGCGTCGGGCCGCTGCGCGTCGACACAGCGGCCGCCTCCTCGTCGGCCTTCATGGGCGAAGCCTAGGCGCTCGCGCCGGGACGGGAGCCGCACCTTCAGTGAATCCACCAGTGCCGCCACCCCTGCGGGTGAGTCCGGCCCGGGCGCCGTTCGATCTGCTGTGCGGGTGAACGCCGTCGACACGATCCGGTTCCTCGCCGCGGACATGGTGCAATCCGCAAACAGCGGCCACCCCGGGATGCCGATGGGGGCCGCGCCGATGGCGTGGGTCCTGTTCTCCCGCCACCTGCGCCACGACCCGTCCCAGCCGGACTGGCCCGACCGGGACCGGTTCGTCCTCTCCGCGGGGCACGGCTCCGCGCTGCAGTACGCGCTCCTCCACCTGTTCGGGTACGACCTGACGCTCGACGACCTGCGCGGGTTCCGGCAGCTCGGCTCCCGCACCCCCGGCCACCCCGAGTACGGCGACACCCCCGGCGTCGAGGCCACCACCGGACCACTCGGTCAGGGCATCGCGATGGCGGTGGGGATGGCACTGGCGGAGCGGATGTACGCCGCGCGCTTCCCCGGCCTGGTCGACCACCGCACCTGGGCGATCGCCGGCGACGGCTGCCTGATGGAGGGGATCAGCCACGAGGCCGCGTCGCTGGCCGGGCACCTCGGCCTGGGCCGGCTCACCGTCCTCTGGGACGACAACCGGATCACCATCGACGGAGCGGTCGACCGATCGTGCAGCGACGACCAGTCGGCGCGCTTCCGCGCCTACGGCTGGCATGTCGTCGAGGTGTCCGACGGCACCGACCTGGAGGCGATCGACCGCGCGCTCACGGAGGCGGTCGCGGATCCGCGCCCGAGCCTGGTCGCGGTGCGCACGGTCATCGGCCACGGCGCGCCCGACGTCGCCGGCACCTCCGCCGCGCACGGGTCGCCGCTCGGCGCGGACCGGCTGGCCGAGGCGAAGCGACGCGCCGGCTGGCCGGACGAGGCGTTCGTCGTACCCGAGGACGTGCGGGCGGCCTGCGAGCAGTACGCCACCGCCGGACGCGCCGCCCGCTTCGTGTGGGAGGAGCGGCTGGCCGCGCTGCGGGAGTCGGATCCCGCACGCGCGGCCGAGTGGCAGCGCCGGCAGCGCGGCGACCTCCCGGCGGACGTCGACGAGGAGTTCTGGGCGCACCTCGCCACGACGCTGCCGGACGCGCCGACCGCCACCCGGCAGTCCTCCCGCGCCGTGCTCGCGGCGCTGACCGAGGCGCTGCCGGAACTGGTCGGCGGATCGGCCGACCTGGCCGGGTCGACCGGCACCGACGCCGGCACCGTCCCCGTGCGGCGGGGTGACTACGGCGGCGCGCGGATCGACTTCGGCATCCGCGAGCTCGCCATGGCCGCGGTGCTGAACGGGATCGCGCTGCACGGCGGCTTCCGCTGCTTCGGCAGCACCTTCCTGGTGTTCGCCGACTACCTCCGGCCGGCGCTGCGCCTGTCCGCGCTGATGCGGCAGCCCGTCATCCAGGTGCTCACCCACGACTCGGTCGCGGTCGGCGAGGACGGCCCGACCCACCAGCCGGTCGAGCACCTGGACTCGCTCCGGATCATCCCGAACGTACGCGTCCTCCGGCCCGCCGACGCCGGGGAGACGGCGGAGGCCTGGCGGTGTGCACTCGGCGCGACGGACGGCCCGACCGTCCTCGCGCTCTCCCGCCAGGCCCTCCCGCCGCTCGACGGCGCCCACACCACTCCCGGTTGGCTGGCCCGCGACGGGTTCCGGGTGGCGCGCGCGAGCGCCGATCCCGACGTCGACCTGCTCGCCTCCGGCTCCGAGGTGGACCTCGCGCTGGCCGCCGCCGAGGTCCTCGCCGGGGAGGGCCTGACCGTGCGGGTCGTCTCGGTGCCCTGGCGGGAGCGGTTCGAGGTACGCCGTGATCGTCTGGGCAGCGCGCGGGCCACCGTCGCCGTCGAGGCCGGTTCGACCCTCGGGTGGCGCCACCTCGCCGACGCCGTCGTGGGTGTCGACAGGTTCGGCGCGTCCGGCGCGGGCTCCGCGGTCCGCGATCATGTGGGCCTCACCGTCGCCGCGGTGGCCGACGCGGCGCGGACCGCGCTGCGATCCGCGGCGCCATCGCCGTGAGCTGGTGCTCGGTCTGCGCGACCAGCGCGTCGACCTCGGTCGGCGTCAGCCGGTCGCACGCGAAGTCCCAGTGCACGGCGACGTGGTCGCCCGCCGCAACGCCGTCGACGAAGGGACTGCCCTCGACGCGATAGCCGACGGTCCTGGTCTGGTCCGCCCCCAGCTCCAGTCGCGCGCCGGCCGTGGGCGTCGCCGCGGCGTACTCCAGGCGCGGGCCACGGACCACCAGCTCGTCGGCGCCGACCTCCTCCACGACGCCCCAGCCGATCCGGCACGACTCCAGCACCCGCAGCGGCTCCGGCCCGGCGCCGAGCAGCCTCGACCACGGGTAGACGGCGAGCACGTGGAAGGCGTGGCTGGGGCGGCCTCCGGGAGCAGCTCCTCGGTCAGGTGCGCCCAGTAGTGGCCGGCCTGCGGCCTCAGCTCGGCCAGCAGCCGCTCGCCGTACCGGACGCCGTCGATCGCGGCGGAGACGTCGTTGCCGGTCCAGTAGCCGCGGACCACGAGCGGGTCCAAGGGGTCGCCGACGCCGGCGAGCTCGGCGAGCAGCCGCTGATACGGCCAAGCGCCGGAGAACCGCCGGGCGACGTCCTCGATCTCGGTGACCGCCGCGACCGGGGGCGAGCCGGTCGCGGCGGCGACGAGGGCTGCGGATCCGGCGGGCCCGCAGTAGCCCAGGGCGTTCGGTGCGTGCGCATACTGGGCGAAGAGCCGATGACCGGTCGGACGGGAGCCGTCATCAGCCAACGGGCGCCCCCTGACCGACCATCAGCGCCGTCTCGCGGTGCAGCCGCCCGAAGTTGTAGTACGCCGCGCAGGCCCCCTCGGGTGAGACCATGCAGGTGCCGATCGGCGTCTCCGGCGTGCAGGCGGTGCCGAACACCTTGCACTCCCAGGGCTTGATCGCGCCCTTGAGCACCTCGCCGCACTGACAGGCCTTCGGGTCGGCGACCCGGACCCCGGGCATCGAGAACCGCACCTCGGCGTCGTAGTCGGCGAAGTCGTCGTGGACCTTCAGCGCGCTCTGCGAGATGAAGCCCAGGCCCCGCCACTCGAAGTGCGGGCGCAACTGGAAGGTCTGGGCCATCAGCTTCAGCGCCGCGACGTTGCCGTCCTCGCGGACCACCCGTCCGTACTGGTTCTCGACCTCGCAGCGGCCGTCGCGGTGCTGCTGCAGGAGCATGTGCACCGAGGCCAGGATGTCCAGCGGCTCGAAGCCGGCGACCACCACGGGCTTGCCGTAGACCTCGGGCACGAAGCGGTACGGGTGGGTGCCGACGACGGTCGAGACGTGCCCCGGCCCCAGGAAGCCGGACAGCCGGAGGTCGGGGCTCTCCAGGATCGCCTTGATCGGCGGCACGATCGTGACGTGGTTGCTGAACACGCTGAAGTTCGTCAGCCCGAGCGCCTTGGCCCGGACCAGCGTGACGGCCGTCGACGGCACGGTGGTCTCGAAGCCGACGGCGAAGAAGACGACATGCTTGTCGGTGTTCTCCATCGCGATCTTGACCGCGTCCAGCGGGGAGTAGACGAACCGTACGTCGGCACCGCGGGCCTTCGCGTCGAGCAGCGACCCGCGGGACCCTGGGACGCGCATCATGTCGCCGAACGTCGTGAAGACGACATCGGGCTGCTCGGCGAGCCACATCGCGTCGTCGATGCGACCCATCGGGATCACGCACACGGGGCAGCCCGGGCCGTGCACCAGCTCGATGCTGGCGGGCAGGAGGTGCTCGATGCCGTGCCGGTAGATCGTGTGAGTGTGTCCGCCGCACACCTCCATGAACTTGAACTCGTCGTCCCCGGCAAGGTCGGTGATCGACCGGACCAGGGCGCGCGCGGCCGCGGGGTCCCGGAACTCGTCCACGAACTTCATCTCAGGCCTCCACTGCCGTGCTCTTGAACATGTCGATCTCGTCCAGGTAGTCCTGGCCCATCTTCTGGACCTGGTCCAGCGTCATCTGCGCCTCCTCCTCGTCGATCTTCGCCATGCCGAAGCCGACGTGCACCAGGACCCAGTCGCCGGTGCGCACGTCCTGCTCCGCGAGCAGCTTGATGCTGATGATGCGTCGGACGCCGCTGACATCGACCCGGGCGAGGTGCTCGTCGGGATCGACGATCTCGACGACCTGGCCGGGAATTCCCAGGCACATGGTGATTCGTCTCCTTCCTGGGCCTCGTGACGGTCGCTGCGCGACCTCCTCGACCACCGAATGGGTTCTCAGCAGATCCGCGGCAGCGGGTCGCCGACGAGCATGTCGACGATGCGGGTGCCGCCGAACGGCGTCCGCATCGCCACGATCCCGGCGGGCTCGGCGAGGACCTCGCCGATCACCGCCGCCTGGCCGCCGCCCGCACGGCTGCGCAGGGCCGCGACGGCCGCCTCCGTCTCCTCCGCCGGTACGACGGCGACGAACTTCCCCTCGTTCGCGACGTGCACGGGGTCGATCCCGAGCATGTCGCAGCAGCCGAGCACGGTGGGGTCGATGGGGAGCAGGCCCTCGTCGATCACCACGCCCAGCCCGACCGCCTGGGCGAGCTCGTTGCACACCGTGCCGAGCCCGCCGCGAGTGGCGTCGCGCATCCATCGGGTGCCGGGCGCCGCCGCGAGCAGGCCCTCCACCAGCGCGTTGACCGGCATCGAGTCGGAGGCGATGTCGGCCTCGATGTCCAGGTTGCCCCGGGCGAGCATCACCGCCATGCCGTGGTCGGCGATGGTGCCGGACACCACCACCCGGTCACCGGGCCGCACCGACTCCATCGACAGCTCCCGCCCGGCGGGCACCACGCCGACGCCCGCGGTGGTGACGTAGAGGCCGTCGGCCGCTCCGTGGGGCACCACCTTGGTGTCGCCGGTCACGACCTGCACGCCTGCCGCGTCGGCCGCGACCCGCATCTGCCGCGCGATCTGCGTGAGGCGGTCGATCGGGAAGCCCTCCTCGATCACGAACGCCGCCGAGATCCACTGCGGCACCGCGCCGGAGACCGCCAGATCGTTGACGGTCCCGTTGACGGCGAGCTCGGCGATGGAGCCGCCGGGGAACTCCAGCGGTTGGACGACGTAGGAGTCGGTGGAGAACGCCAGCCGCTCGCCGGTCGGCAGCCGGAGCAGGGCGCCGTCCCCCAGCTCCTCCAGGAGCGGGTTGCGGAACGCCTCCACGAACACGTGGTCGACCAGGGCCGCCGAGGACTTCCCGCCGGCTCCGTGGGCCATGGTGACCACGTCGTCCACCAGTCGCGGTCGGCGCTTGCGGAACTCCTCGATCCGGAGCCGGGTGCGGTCCTCCGGGTCCGGCACCTCGCTGGCCGACGGAGTGAGCCGTTCGCTGGTCATCGCACACCCTCCTTGCCCAGGGTCTCGAGATGGTGCTGGGCCGTCGCCCAGAGCCGGTAGCCGACGAGCGCCTGGCTCTCCTGGATCCGGTGGATGCTCGGGGACCGGATCGTGAAGCAGTGGTCGACCTCGTCGGCCACCGCCATCCGCCCGCCGTCGTGCCCGGAGAACCCGATCGTCAGCAGGCCCCGCCGGCGTGCCTCGACCAGCGCCGTCATCAGGTCCTCCGAGCTGCCGGACGTCGACAGCGCGACCGCGACGTCCCCCGGCCGCGCGTGCGCCATCAGCTGGCGGGAGAACACCACGTCGAAGCCGATGTCGTTGCCGAGCGCGGTGAGGACCGCCTGGTCCGCGGCCAGGCAGCGCGCCGGCAGCG harbors:
- a CDS encoding response regulator, whose product is MKADEEAAAVSTRSGPTRIVMADDHEMVLHGVQAMLAHFGDEVEVVGTATDLEQALAVVRDAEPDIVLCDIRLGRDSGLDLCRRVKQTSPGVHVVFLTVYDDEQYAFQALRAEASGYVLKRVDGAELVEHLNRVMAGDVVIDPTLAGRIAMSAARVTAGEFWPGARLGLTQRESEVLALLVASHSNKAIAGKLVVSEDTVKTHIRGLYRKLGVSDRGGAIAVALREGLYQ
- the tkt gene encoding transketolase, coding for MNAVDTIRFLAADMVQSANSGHPGMPMGAAPMAWVLFSRHLRHDPSQPDWPDRDRFVLSAGHGSALQYALLHLFGYDLTLDDLRGFRQLGSRTPGHPEYGDTPGVEATTGPLGQGIAMAVGMALAERMYAARFPGLVDHRTWAIAGDGCLMEGISHEAASLAGHLGLGRLTVLWDDNRITIDGAVDRSCSDDQSARFRAYGWHVVEVSDGTDLEAIDRALTEAVADPRPSLVAVRTVIGHGAPDVAGTSAAHGSPLGADRLAEAKRRAGWPDEAFVVPEDVRAACEQYATAGRAARFVWEERLAALRESDPARAAEWQRRQRGDLPADVDEEFWAHLATTLPDAPTATRQSSRAVLAALTEALPELVGGSADLAGSTGTDAGTVPVRRGDYGGARIDFGIRELAMAAVLNGIALHGGFRCFGSTFLVFADYLRPALRLSALMRQPVIQVLTHDSVAVGEDGPTHQPVEHLDSLRIIPNVRVLRPADAGETAEAWRCALGATDGPTVLALSRQALPPLDGAHTTPGWLARDGFRVARASADPDVDLLASGSEVDLALAAAEVLAGEGLTVRVVSVPWRERFEVRRDRLGSARATVAVEAGSTLGWRHLADAVVGVDRFGASGAGSAVRDHVGLTVAAVADAARTALRSAAPSP
- the hypD gene encoding hydrogenase formation protein HypD; the encoded protein is MKFVDEFRDPAAARALVRSITDLAGDDEFKFMEVCGGHTHTIYRHGIEHLLPASIELVHGPGCPVCVIPMGRIDDAMWLAEQPDVVFTTFGDMMRVPGSRGSLLDAKARGADVRFVYSPLDAVKIAMENTDKHVVFFAVGFETTVPSTAVTLVRAKALGLTNFSVFSNHVTIVPPIKAILESPDLRLSGFLGPGHVSTVVGTHPYRFVPEVYGKPVVVAGFEPLDILASVHMLLQQHRDGRCEVENQYGRVVREDGNVAALKLMAQTFQLRPHFEWRGLGFISQSALKVHDDFADYDAEVRFSMPGVRVADPKACQCGEVLKGAIKPWECKVFGTACTPETPIGTCMVSPEGACAAYYNFGRLHRETALMVGQGAPVG
- a CDS encoding HypC/HybG/HupF family hydrogenase formation chaperone produces the protein MCLGIPGQVVEIVDPDEHLARVDVSGVRRIISIKLLAEQDVRTGDWVLVHVGFGMAKIDEEEAQMTLDQVQKMGQDYLDEIDMFKSTAVEA
- the hypE gene encoding hydrogenase expression/formation protein HypE, with the protein product MTSERLTPSASEVPDPEDRTRLRIEEFRKRRPRLVDDVVTMAHGAGGKSSAALVDHVFVEAFRNPLLEELGDGALLRLPTGERLAFSTDSYVVQPLEFPGGSIAELAVNGTVNDLAVSGAVPQWISAAFVIEEGFPIDRLTQIARQMRVAADAAGVQVVTGDTKVVPHGAADGLYVTTAGVGVVPAGRELSMESVRPGDRVVVSGTIADHGMAVMLARGNLDIEADIASDSMPVNALVEGLLAAAPGTRWMRDATRGGLGTVCNELAQAVGLGVVIDEGLLPIDPTVLGCCDMLGIDPVHVANEGKFVAVVPAEETEAAVAALRSRAGGGQAAVIGEVLAEPAGIVAMRTPFGGTRIVDMLVGDPLPRIC
- a CDS encoding D-sedoheptulose-7-phosphate isomerase, translating into MTENTDFLYPFIEAQETDVDALLVDLAASARSKAGESARLQQASLEEWGAEIEAAGCAIAERFAAAGRMYTFGNGGSSTDAETLASLFARPSHGRPLPARCLAADQAVLTALGNDIGFDVVFSRQLMAHARPGDVAVALSTSGSSEDLMTALVEARRRGLLTIGFSGHDGGRMAVADEVDHCFTIRSPSIHRIQESQALVGYRLWATAQHHLETLGKEGVR